In Gavia stellata isolate bGavSte3 chromosome 28, bGavSte3.hap2, whole genome shotgun sequence, a single genomic region encodes these proteins:
- the LOC132319443 gene encoding olfactory receptor 10A7-like, whose product MKPTEGPEPGNHTLLTKFVLSGLSSHPELQHLLFFTFCLTYTITIIGNLLIFMATVHPTLRMPMYFFLRVLSFLDISTASVVVPKMLVNFLSEDRSISYMGCATQLYCVIFLGATECYLLAAMAYDRYVAICNPLRYAIIMNSRVCLSLVLLSCCSGNIVSVVQTAWVFTLLFCGPKKINYYFCDIPPLITLSCTDTSLYEKQIITATVLVIFTPFCLILVSYACIISSILKISSAEGRHKTFSTCSSHLIVVTLYYASGTLIYLRPKSSNSQDTKKVLALIYTTIIPTLNPLIYSLRNKEVKGVLIKIIAELRNM is encoded by the coding sequence ATGAAGCCAACAGAGGGACCAGAACCAGGAAACCACACTCTGCTGACCAAATTCGTCCTCTCTGGATTGTCCAGCCACCCAGAACTGCAGCACTTGCTGTTCTTCACGTTCTGCTTGACTTACACCATTACCATCATTGGGAACCTTCTCATCTTCATGGCCACAGTGCACCCCACCCTCCGCATgcccatgtacttcttcctccgGGTCCTGTCCTTCCTGGATATTTCCACAGCATCGGTTGTTGTTCCCAAGATGCTGGTAAACTTCCTGTCAGAGGACAGGAGCATTTCCTACATGGGCTGTGCCACACAGCTctactgtgtgatttttttagGAGCCACTGAATGCTACCTTTTGGCAGCCATGGCCTATGACCGTTACGTGGCCATATGCAACCCCCTTAGATATGCAATCATCATGAACAGCAGAGTTTGTCTCTCCTTGGTCCTGCTGTCATGCTGCAGTGGTAATATTGTGTCTGTGGTGCAGACAGCTTGGGTGTTCACATTGCTGTTTTGTGGGCCCAAGAAGATTAACTACTACTTCTGTGATATTCCCCCGCTCATTACGCTCTCCTGCACTGACACCTCCTTGTATGAAAAGCAGATCATTacagccacagtgctggtcaTCTTTACACCATTTTGTCTCATCCTAGTATCCTATGCCTGCATCATCTCCAGCATCCTGAAGATTTCCTCTGCAGAGGGCAGACACAAGACCTTCTCCACCTGTTCCTCACACCTTATTGTTGTAACACTGTATTATGCAAGTGGGACCTTGATTTACTTACGGCCAAAATCCAGTAATTCACAAGACACTAAGAAAGTCCTAGCTCTCATATACACAACCATAATTCCTACATTAAACCCCCTGATTTACAGCCTTAGAAATAAAGAAGTGAAAGGAGTACTAATCAAAATTATAGCTGAGCTAAGGAATATGTAA